The nucleotide sequence TGACGTCACCGCAAAAGAAATGACAATCGCCGTTAAAATCAGCGCTTGCGGAAGGGGATCGACATAATCTGAAATGCTTACGCCGTCCGCAACTACTGGAGGCGCAGTGCCGCCAAGGCCGCCCATTGTCAAAATCAACAAATGCGCGCCGTGGCTGAGCAAGCCGGTACCGATAATGATGCGGATCAAACTTTTTGAAAGCATTAGGTAAACAGCTGCCATAAACAAGAAGCCGATGACAACCGACATGATAATTTCCATTATTCATCCTCTCCAATCGTTTGAATAATGGTCATCGTAACGCCGACAACAACCAGATAAACACCTAGATCAAACAAAGCGGCAGAATGCAAAGATGTTTTGCCCCAAAGCGGCAAATCGAAATAATCGTAGGCATGTGTAAAGAATGGGACATTAAAGAAAATGGAAGCGCTCGCCGTTCCAAGGGCCAATAGCAGGCCGGTAGCGGTCATCATGACGTAATTGAACGGGATGATTTTTTTCACCGTTTCTATGTCGTACGCCAGCATCAGCAAAACAATGGCACTGGCTGTCAGAAGGCCGCCGACAAATCCGCCGCCCGGCGTATAATGCCCAGCGAAGAAAATATGGACAGCGAACATCAAAATGATAAAAGTCACCACTTTTGTAGCGGTTTGAAGCATCACATCATTTGTTCTCATGTTGCCCCTCCTTTTTGTTTAAACGGAGTTTGATCATGGAAATGATGGCAATCCCGGCGATGCCAAGAACCGTAATTTCGAACAGCGTATCAAAACCGCGGTAATCCACCAGAATGACGTTGACGATATTTCCGCCGCCGGCTTCAGTGTAGACGGTTTCTTTATAATACTCCGAAATGGACGGCAGGATTTTTTGCGAATGGGAAGCCAAAGCGACAAGTGTCATGGTGATGCCGACTCCTAGAGCAATCGCGGCATTCCCAAGTTTAAAGCCCATCCGTTCTTCTTTTTTGCTCACTTTCGGCAAATGATAAAACGCCAGCAGGAACAAAGCGACCGAGATGGTTTCAATCACCAGTTGCGTCAAAGCCAAATCCGGCGCGCGGAAAATGACAAAGAACAAAGCAACGGAATAACCTACCGCACCGAGTGCGATAATAGCAGTTAATCTGGATTTCGCCGCCAAAATGGTGATGGTGCCGCCCACTAAGGCGACCAGGATGATGATTTCATAAATGCCGATCGGAGCTGTGTTGCTCAGATCCAAAACAAAGGCATCGGTAATGACCAATGTGCTTAAAACAATCAGCACGAGGAAACCGAACATATACACAAGGTAGGACCGGATGAAGCCGGTCATGTAAACAGCGGAAAAGCGGTTGGCTCCGCCATCGCTTAAATACATGAAGCTGTCGTATAAGCGGTTGAGCGAAACGCTGTCAGGGAATACTTCGTAAGCCTGCTTCCATTTGCGGAACGACCAGAACAGCAGAGCACCAATGGCAAAAATGCCAAGCGTCATAAAGAACTCGGTATTCGCACCGTGCCAAGCGGAAACATGGATATCAATTTCTTCCGGACTGCTGTACATAAATGGCTGGATTGCCAGCACTGCCGGTTTCACAAGCCAATCGCCAACCACGTTTGGAATAAAGAAAATGGCGATGACAGACACCGCTAAAATAGCAGGGGATACCAGCATCCCGATAGGTGCTTCGTGCGCATGTTTCGGCAATTCTTCCGGCTTGTGTTTGCCAGCAAAGGTGTGGAACACAAAATAAAAACTGTAAACGAACGTAAAAACGCTTCCAATCCATGCCAAGACAGGGAACAGGATTCCCCATACATCCATGGAGAACAAATCGAATTCTGCGATGGCAAGCATGGCCGTCAAGAACATTTCCTTGCTGAGGAAACCGCCGAAAAGCGGGATCCCAGCCATGGAGAACGAACCGATCATCGCAATCGTGAAGCTGATCGGCATAATGCTCATCAACCCGCCGAGTTTGCGGATATCGCGTGTACCGGTTTCATGATCGACAATTCCAGCAATCATGAACAGGCTGCCTTTAAATACCGCATGGTTGACCAGGTGGAAAATTGCTGCAAAAGCCGCATACTTAAATACCGTACCGGCGGCATCTTCAACATGGAAGCCGAGTGCAGAAGCACCGAGCAAACTCATGATCAATCCAAGCTGGGATACTGTTGAAAAAGCGAGGATTCCCTTGAGGTCTTTTTGCTTTAGTGCAAAAAACGATCCCCAGAACATGGTGAACAACCCGATTCCGGTCACCAGCCACACCCAAGTGCCGGAAGCGGCAAAAATTGGTGTGAATCTCGCGACCAGATAAAGGCCGGCTTTCACCATAGTGGCTGAATGCAGGTAAGCGCTGACAGGTGTCGGCGCTTCCATTGCATCCGGAAGCCAGATGTAGAATGGGAATTGCGCGGATTTCGTAAACGCACCAAGCAGGATCAATACCAAAGCCCAAGTAAAGAACTCATGGCCAAGCAGCTCCGGAGCCTGGGAAATCAGTTCGCGGATGGAGTACGTGTTGCCCATAATGCTGAGAAGCACAAAACCTCCGAGCATCATCAACCCGCCGAACACGGTAATCATCATCGATTTCAAAGCACCAAACCGCGAGCGGTCACGGGTATACCAGTAACCGATTAATAGAAACGAAGAAATCGAGGTCAGTTCCCAGAAAAGGTACAGCGTAATCAGATGGTCAGACTGGACGATGCCCAGCATGGCAGTCATGAACATCAATAGATAAACGTAAAAATTATGTAATTGCTCGCGTTTTTTATCCAGGTAAAAAACTGAATACAAGACGACCAGAGATCCGATGCCCGTAATAAGCAACGAAAACAAAAGGCTCAATCCATCCAGGTAGGCTATGAATGAGAGGTCGAGTGAGGGAATCCATTGAAATTCTGAAACCCGTGTGCCGCCGTCCATTGTAGTCGGAAGCTGGGTAGCGTAATAAATGAATAAAATCACCGGAACAACCAAAACAAACCAGCCGGTATGAATCTGGCCGATTTTTTTAAACAACAGCGGGATGAACAGTGCTGCTATTATAGGTAAGAAAATCAAAAACACAAGTGACAAATGAATCCTCCTTTCAATCGAATACGTGATGACTTTCTAGAGAAATTATAACGTACCTGAACATAATTTGCACCGATAGATACGGACGTCCATCTTTCTGTAGCAGTTTTTTCAGTTCTTTTAAGATAGGTAGAAACTCAATTAAGTTAATTTTGTGAATTTAAAAGACATAATAAAAAAAGCCGATTTTCTGATGAAAATCGGCTTTTTCTTTGTGCAGCCTCCAGCGCTTTTCTTATTACATCGATTTCAATTCCTGTTCCAGCAGTACGTCTTCGAAATCCTGCTCCGGTTTGGAGGTGGTGTATTTCAAAAAGACAAAGGAGACCAGGAAAAGCGTGCCAGTGACGATAAATACGGATGGAATGCCGATAAATCCACTGACAATCCCTCCGAACATTGGACCGATGATATTGCCTAGGAAGCGGAAGCTTGTGTTATAGCCCATAATTTCCCCTTGGATTTCAATCGGCGCTTCTCTGCGCATTAAAGCGGTCGTCGTTGGAATCATACCGCCGACAGCAATCCCGAACAGCAGGCGAAGGATCATCAATTGCCAAAGCTCAGTCACAAACGCTTGCGGGACGATAAAGACAAAGGCGAGAATCAGCAAAAACGTCAGCACTTTCTCGTAGCCGATCTGGTCGCCTAGCCGTCCCCAGCGGCGGGCAAACAACAGATTCCCGACACCGGTCGCACTAAACGTAATCCCGGCGAGCAGCGCAACTTGTGAGCCGTCGGTCAAATGAGCGACATATAGCGACAAAAGCGGCTGTATGGAAAAGTTGCCGATTTGGATCAGCGACGTGATGATCATGACATTAAACAGCAGCCGGTGATTGAGTATCCCTTGAATGATTGTTTTTCGCGCGTAGACATGCGCATCTTTTTTCTTCACCCGTTTGATTTCTTTCAAACCGAAAGCGACGAGAAGAGCCGCAATCCCGATAACGCCGGACGTAATGACGAACGTATAGATAAAGCCGAAAGCATCCGCCATCAACCCGCCAATCACCGGACCGAACAAAGTGCCCGATACACTCCCCATCTGCAGTGTGCCAAGCGTCTTGCCCGCTTCTTCTCTGCGGGTTTGCGAGCTGACGAATGCAAGGGAAGTAGGGATAAAGCCGGTAACAACACCCATGAACAGCCGGATTAAAAATAATTCATGAACAGAATCGGCGGTGCCCATCAAAAATATACTAATAGCAATCCCGAACCCGTTGATGATCAGGATCGGCTTATAGCCGTATTTATCTGCAATCCTTCCCCAGATTGGCGACATGAACAAAGCCGCGACAAACGTCACGCCGAATACCAGCCCAGCCCACCGTTGGACATATGCTTCTGAATAATTGCCAAGCGTTTCAATATAAAGCGATAAAAAAGGCATAATCATGGTGGTGCTTCCTGCTACGAGGAAGTTGGAAAATATAATGATAAAGAAATTCTTTTTTTGTGCATCCATTCGGAACCCCTTCTTTCTGAACCATGGATCTAGCTCTAGTATAATATATTTCGTCACACGAAAAAAGTAAGGTGAATTACAAGTGTTTTCAATAAATTCGGCTTTAATTTAAAGGGAGGGAGAAGCAAAATAGGATACTGAACTGACTGGCCATATTCTTTATGCTAAAATGAAGCGGGGTGAAGACAATGAGAAAAAAACTAATGCCAATCGTATTGCTTACAGCTTTTCTGGCTGCCTGCAATACCAATAGTGAAACTGCAACAACTGAACCAGCCAACACAGAAACATCATCCGAAACGGCTTCTGAAGCAAAAGTGATAGAAGGCTATCCACAATTGTCGAAAGAAGTGGCAGACAATGAAGCGCTGGTGGCAATGAAGACATCAATGGGCGACATTAAAATCAAACTTTTTCCGGAACTGGCGCCTAAAGCCGTCGAAAACTTTCTGACACATGCTGAAAATGGCTATTACGACGGACTTCTCTTCCATCGGGTAATGGAAGGCTTTATGATTCAAGGCGGTGATCCGACAGGCACCGGCGGCGGTGGAGAAAGCATTTACGGCAAGCCGTTCGAAGATGAATTCAGTAAGAATTTATACAACATCCGCGGAGCCCTTTCCATGGCAAACGCAGGTCCTGGAACAAATGGCAGCCAGTTTTTCATTGTCCAGGCAACGGAAGTTCCTGCCGAACAAATTCCAGCTGACCATCCGGAAGAAATAAAAGCAGCTTATAAAGAAATGGGCGGCGCTTCTTGGCTTGATGGCAAACATACTGTGTTTGGCCAGGTAGTTGAAGGCATGGACGTGGTGGATGCCATCGCCGCGACAGAAACCCAGCAAGAGAGACCGGTAAAAGACATTACAATCGACTCGATTGAAATTCTAGAAAAATGATAAAAAGAGGGAAATCCAATTAATATGGATTTCCCTCTTTTCTATAGAAAAAACTAAGGAGAGCAGTTTTGCAGGAGTTTTCGGATAAATGGCCAAATAGCTAAGGAGACGAATTTAGTAAGGGAGGAAAAAAGTTATGTACGTAACAGTAGAAGATTTCCTGAAAGAATGGGAGCGGGAAGCTGAGCTGACCCAAAAGGTTTTAGAAGGGCTGACTGATGAATCACTGGACCAGAAGGTTTATCCGGAAGGCCGTACATTGGGGCGTCTTGCCTGGCATATCACAACGACGATTCCTGAATACCTGAATCATTTTGGCGTAAAAACCGATCAGAAAGAAAATCCGGAAACCGTTCCGGCCACCGCT is from Planococcus liqunii and encodes:
- a CDS encoding peptidylprolyl isomerase: MRKKLMPIVLLTAFLAACNTNSETATTEPANTETSSETASEAKVIEGYPQLSKEVADNEALVAMKTSMGDIKIKLFPELAPKAVENFLTHAENGYYDGLLFHRVMEGFMIQGGDPTGTGGGGESIYGKPFEDEFSKNLYNIRGALSMANAGPGTNGSQFFIVQATEVPAEQIPADHPEEIKAAYKEMGGASWLDGKHTVFGQVVEGMDVVDAIAATETQQERPVKDITIDSIEILEK
- a CDS encoding Na(+)/H(+) antiporter subunit B, which codes for MRTNDVMLQTATKVVTFIILMFAVHIFFAGHYTPGGGFVGGLLTASAIVLLMLAYDIETVKKIIPFNYVMMTATGLLLALGTASASIFFNVPFFTHAYDYFDLPLWGKTSLHSAALFDLGVYLVVVGVTMTIIQTIGEDE
- a CDS encoding Na(+)/H(+) antiporter subunit C — encoded protein: MEIIMSVVIGFLFMAAVYLMLSKSLIRIIIGTGLLSHGAHLLILTMGGLGGTAPPVVADGVSISDYVDPLPQALILTAIVISFAVTSFFLVLAYRSYQELGTDNVNLMRGTEDND
- a CDS encoding Na+/H+ antiporter subunit A, yielding MSLVFLIFLPIIAALFIPLLFKKIGQIHTGWFVLVVPVILFIYYATQLPTTMDGGTRVSEFQWIPSLDLSFIAYLDGLSLLFSLLITGIGSLVVLYSVFYLDKKREQLHNFYVYLLMFMTAMLGIVQSDHLITLYLFWELTSISSFLLIGYWYTRDRSRFGALKSMMITVFGGLMMLGGFVLLSIMGNTYSIRELISQAPELLGHEFFTWALVLILLGAFTKSAQFPFYIWLPDAMEAPTPVSAYLHSATMVKAGLYLVARFTPIFAASGTWVWLVTGIGLFTMFWGSFFALKQKDLKGILAFSTVSQLGLIMSLLGASALGFHVEDAAGTVFKYAAFAAIFHLVNHAVFKGSLFMIAGIVDHETGTRDIRKLGGLMSIMPISFTIAMIGSFSMAGIPLFGGFLSKEMFLTAMLAIAEFDLFSMDVWGILFPVLAWIGSVFTFVYSFYFVFHTFAGKHKPEELPKHAHEAPIGMLVSPAILAVSVIAIFFIPNVVGDWLVKPAVLAIQPFMYSSPEEIDIHVSAWHGANTEFFMTLGIFAIGALLFWSFRKWKQAYEVFPDSVSLNRLYDSFMYLSDGGANRFSAVYMTGFIRSYLVYMFGFLVLIVLSTLVITDAFVLDLSNTAPIGIYEIIILVALVGGTITILAAKSRLTAIIALGAVGYSVALFFVIFRAPDLALTQLVIETISVALFLLAFYHLPKVSKKEERMGFKLGNAAIALGVGITMTLVALASHSQKILPSISEYYKETVYTEAGGGNIVNVILVDYRGFDTLFEITVLGIAGIAIISMIKLRLNKKEGQHENK
- a CDS encoding MFS transporter, whose translation is MDAQKKNFFIIIFSNFLVAGSTTMIMPFLSLYIETLGNYSEAYVQRWAGLVFGVTFVAALFMSPIWGRIADKYGYKPILIINGFGIAISIFLMGTADSVHELFLIRLFMGVVTGFIPTSLAFVSSQTRREEAGKTLGTLQMGSVSGTLFGPVIGGLMADAFGFIYTFVITSGVIGIAALLVAFGLKEIKRVKKKDAHVYARKTIIQGILNHRLLFNVMIITSLIQIGNFSIQPLLSLYVAHLTDGSQVALLAGITFSATGVGNLLFARRWGRLGDQIGYEKVLTFLLILAFVFIVPQAFVTELWQLMILRLLFGIAVGGMIPTTTALMRREAPIEIQGEIMGYNTSFRFLGNIIGPMFGGIVSGFIGIPSVFIVTGTLFLVSFVFLKYTTSKPEQDFEDVLLEQELKSM